A window of Poecilia reticulata strain Guanapo linkage group LG7, Guppy_female_1.0+MT, whole genome shotgun sequence genomic DNA:
ttcaacaaaaacaaatgcccCTACTTCTTGTGCTGCATATANNNNNNNNNNNNNNNNNNNNNNNNNNNNNNNNNNNNNNNNNNNNNNNNNNNNNNNNNNNNNNNNNNNNNNNNNNNNNNNNNNNNNNNNNNNNNNNNNNNNNNNNNNNNNNNNNNNNNNNNNNNNNNNNtttttttttctttttttttttttaagttaagttCCTTTTGTTCCATCAGAAATTATTAGCAAATCATTTTTAAGTTCTTtaagaattttgaaaataagttCAATTCTTTAAACTAAACTGGAAAGAGTGTGACAAGAAATGTTTACAATGTGTTTCCTGACTGAGGCAGTAAATTATTTCCACAAGAGATAATAAATGTATTGCACAGAAGACATTTGTACAAAGAAGACATTTGTACAGAGGGGAAATCAGAAGCCAGTTTCCAGACAAGAAGACCTAATTAAATGCATGTTTAGGATAAATGTGGAAGAACAAACTCTGGTTGGATTGAAAATATGGTTGGGTATGATACATTCTGGGTTACAAATGTGTCTTTGTAGGCAGCCTAATTAAGCTATTTATAGCTATGAAAATTTAAGACTTCAAGTGTGTTAAATGTATGGACTATAAAATAGCTCATTTTGAGAGAGTGTTTCGTCCAGCCAACCATTAAGAGGGTCTGATGCCTATCTCCACGGTCAGGAAGGAAACTTGAAGTGTACAGCCTGCACTTTTAATGTGATATTCTCTTTCTGTGCGTCACAACCGCCTTTTCTTGAGGTCTGCACCATTTATACACTAATGCACACCATGGCTACACCGCCTAGCAGCCGGCGGCTGTGCCGACAAAGCAAATGGAACGCACCCGGTAGTTGTCGGCCGAGTTGAAAAAACCTTCAAGTTAACGTCATGACATCACCAGCAGCTATTTCTGGATTTAACCCATGTTTTAGCTCCCCAAGATTTCTAAAATGTCTtaacatttctgttaattttaaaGTTGATAGAAATTATAAATATGAACTTAGCTATATTATATATTTGGAAGAAGAGCTTATAAATGAGCACATTTCCTTGTTCCGGTGACGCCTTTGTCCTGACTTTACGTTATTGGTCGTCTCAGTTGTTTCAGACTTTTCCCGCGCTGTTCTCATTAAGCTGAACTGTCGACAGTAAGAGTTAagaagtttatatttaaaataaactccaaaCTTGAGGTAAAATGCTGTCCTCAGACTACGATCCGGCGTGTTTGCCGGACTTATTGCCGCTGTACTATCGCCGCCTGTTCCCCTTCGCTCAGTATTACCGCTGGCTGAACTACGGGGGAGGTAAGTGTCCTCAAACGGGCCGGGGAAGGGAGCAGAAACCCGGGTTAGGAAGCTGGAGGGACCCGAGTGATGTGTGGATGATCTAGCTGGATGTgatttctgcagaaaatgtgTCCCTCTGTTCCCTATTGAAGTCAATACGATATACgataatcaacattttaaaaaatctggtaGCTTTTAGCCTTACATTTTTGATCTTATAACATTTTTGAACTTATATGTAAGGAATTACTTGTGATTTTACTTGACATTGGCATGAAAACTTAATAAAACTGATAATGTTTGTAAATAacattgttgcattttaaacataaagCCTATTTGGCTcataagttttaaataaaatattattttgggtttgtttttaagacCCATTTAGGttgtttaatagaaaaaaaattagcaggaggaaaatatttttagggcCTTTTCCTGCCTGGCTCAACTTTTTCTTTGCCACAACAAACCAAAGGAGAGTCCATCCTGTCGATGAGCAAAAAGTACAGCGAGAGAGAAGAGATCATTGTAAGAGAAACAGGAATAatccaaatatttaaatgtttttagagattaaagttttttatctgaaatggaaaatgtgtttatttttttgtatagttttggcTTCCTCTcagaaaatagttatttttatagTCTGTATTCTCCAGTGTGATTAATAAATTAGTAAGTTAGTTGACGACTATTTGAATaaacaattaataataattaatctgattaattgtttcaagaCCAGAGGAGATTCAAAGCTACTgcacaaatgtgttttatagcAATCAAGTCAATTTTATCTAGACCCCTGTTGAAATatgttgtttgctttgtttgccTCCTTTCCCTGACTCTTACGTTTCCTACATCCTCAGTGCAGAAGAGCTACTTCCAGAACCGGGAGTTCTCCTTCACGCTCAAAGACGACATCTACGTGCGCTATCAGTCGTTCAGCTCGCAGAGCGAGCTGGAGAaggaaatgcagaaaatgaaCCCGTACAAGATCGACATTGGAGCGGTGTACAGTCACAGGGTAAACCTTTCCGGTCTGATGCGTCCCTCTCTGGATCATGTGTTGTTACACACGTTTAAAGATAAGTTAGTGTTCCTGTTTGTCATCCGCAGCCTAATCAACACAACACGGTGAAGTCAGGCAGCTTCCAGGCtctggagaaagagctggtgttTGATATCGATATGACGGATTACGATGATGTTCGAAGCTGCTGcaggtaaaacaaattatttgacttttttttaaggatcTGTGTTTGCACATGTTCAGAAATGTACTCtatcaataacatttttaaaacttgatttcAGTGCTGCAGATATTTGCTCCAAGTGCTGGACACTGATGACCATTGCCATCCGTATTTTGGACAGATCTCTTCGCCGTAcgctgctgatttattttaagaggttttcttttattgattttcttcaCAATCACTTGagtttattgagttttttttctctctgcagaggACTTTGGTTTCCACCACTTGCTGTGGGTGTATTCAGGCAGAAGAGGAGTTCATTGCTGGGTGTGTGACGAAGCTGCCCGGAAGCTCTCTGCAGCCGCACGGTCCGCTGTGGCAGAATATCTCAGCCTGATTAAGGTAAGACAGTTTCACTTCTCttttaatataaacatattcATAAAAGGCAATATGAATAAGGCATAAACAATACTAGGAATCTGCAAGTAAGGCGTAAGGATGTCAGCACTTTGAATGTTCGCTTTACAGGATTCATTtgcaaaaatttgaaaattggaTTGTAAGGAGtgaataaagattaaaaaaaattgattgtggaacaatatttgtatttcaaGACTTCATTCTCTGTGTAAAAGGATTTGGTTATCTAGACATTGTCTTTTCtgaaatccatccatcaatccccCGTTTGTTGGTTGATCCATTTGTCTGTTACTGTGTTTAATGTTAAATCGATCCATCATTCTTTCCATCCATTTCAATCCATGCATCTATAATTAAATCTGTTGGTCTGTCGATGCTTTCTGTGGTTTCTCTAGGTTTCATGTTTAAAGTCTGACTCCTGTAGAGATATaatgaagttttcttttttatccatACGTTTTAAAAAAGGATGGGTAACTtagaatgtttttgtctttaaagttaaacaaattgACATGAAAACTGTGTAGAAACCATCCATTTTTGCACACATCTCATTAAAGGAAACGTGTGTGCCATTTATCAGTTGTTTTTCAACtatgcatttttgtttgaattagtTAAAAATACGTTTTGGATGACTATAACTTTGACAGTTGGTTTCCATCCCTAATTAGGAAGCTGACTTCTAGGATGATCATGAAGCTTTCTAAAATGATTTCTGTTCTTATCCAATATCGAGACTTTAGCGACAAGaagtacatttttactttttaatttctgtttcacaGGGTGGTGAAGAGACGGTGAAGAAAGTGGTGCTGACAGATCCTATTCATCCTTTCATCAGGTAAAGGGATTCGACATTTGTCTCTAAATTGACtgtcttgtttttatcattatttgGTTATGTGGCTTTATGCGTTTAACAATTTCCATTTGTAATCTTAACAGAGAGTCTTTAACGGTGGTGAAGCGCTACTTTCCACAATACGCACTACAGGATCAGAACATACTGGGACGCAAGGAGTCTGAAGAGAAAGTCCTGGCTCTCGTACCAGAAGATatcctttacatttttaatgtgcatAGAGCTGCACATTAATTTTACGTTTTCATTACCATAATCGAATGGGCTTTTCCAATGATGCCCATGGAAAATCATTAAACATTACGTTTATTCGCCAGGTAtcttaaaattagaaaaaaaatgtgataacgATTTGACCTTAACATAATTAGTTACATGTTAAAAAAGAATTACAGGAGATATTTCAGGAGGAGAGGAACCCAGAAAGACGCTGGCGTCACATTGAAGCCCAAGCCAAAAAGAAACAGGTTGATTGTTATGGTTGTCTTACACAAAGTCTTTTTCCAGAAAAGCTTGAAAATCTGTAAATTTGATtcatctaaatacatttttatatttcattttatgtaccgtattttccgcactacaaggcgcaccggattataaggcgcaccttcaatgaatggcctgtttttaaacttttttcatatataaggcgcactgcattataaggcgcatagaatagacgctacagtagaggctggagttacgttatgcatccactagatggagttgcactaaagggaatgtcaacaaaacagtccgactcgggtcggcgaggagagccttccgcgacttgGCCGGGGAGTGGTCGgacaatggtcacccttctccgttcgcgcacagcatgttcgtggagaacgtggtgctaaatgacctgcagacgacctgattctagacggtcggtaggtagacaggtcagtcaaactttattaacaaaccagcgttctaacaactatcccagcatgcaccgcacgcttcttctacgggcgaaaatgaagtcggcggctgcttaccgtagttgctagacctgttgtagctcaatattggtccatatataaggcgcacctgattataaggcgcactgtcggcttttgaaggtttttaggtgtgccttatagtgcggaaaatacggtaccaaGTAAATATGTGTCTTTTGAACCCTTCAAATTAACCTTACTGTGAAAAGATGTCTGTTAAGAATGCGAAGGTTAGAACCTCTTGAATAGCACTACATGAGTTTGATCCATCCAGACATTTTCTTGCTAGTTAAAGGAGTCAATAGTAAGATCCCGGTACCATAGACATTCAGGGGTCCAGTGGTGTCCATGTCTCCATAACTCAAAGGTAATTTGGCTGCAAAAGTGGGAAATGAATACAATTAACCAGGTTGTAAGAATGTTATGCTACAGACTTCAAAAtcactaaaacatattttattttgtacttttaaaaaacgTTCCAGCTGTTCTGGATTTAGACTTTCTTcataataatttcttttaattttatttattttgtttgtaaattgGTTTTGACTGATAATCGTTCCTTCTCCAGACCACTGCCAAAAAGCGGCAGTACTTTGAAAAGGAGATCATGCTGCAGTACTGCTACCCTCGACTGGACGTCAACGTCAGTAAAGGCGTGAACCATTTACTGAAAAGCCCTTTCAGTGTTCATCCCAAAACAGGTGAGCAAGAATCCTCACTAACTGTTTTCaccaggaaatgtttttctaactTCACCTCTTCGCTTGTCCAGGGCGCATCTCTGTTCCCATAGATCTTAAAGACGTGGAGAAGTTTGATCCTTTTGCTGTGCCCACAATCAGGTGAGTAAGTAAAATTGTTTTGATGTACTATTTTGTGTGCTGTACGTGTaacttttattgattgatttatttttcagtctgatCTGTGAGGAGCTGGATCGACCCATGGCAGATGAGGACGAAGCAAAGTTAGAGGACGCGAAGGGGAAGGAAAACGAACAAGACTCaacagaaaagaggaaaatcagAGGTGACAAAGGGGGGcgaaataaatcagaaataaattttatatGAAATTGTCACAAAATGGGTCCTCTTTGCAGTATTAAACTGGTCCAGCTGCTCAGATCTTCTGCCTGGTTCAATACTGTAATTTAACTAAATTTTGTCTGTCGTCTCCTTTCAGATTACAAGCGAACCAGTTTGGCAAAGTATGTGAAGTACTTTGATCAGTTTCTGGCTGGAATGACTGATTCATGGAAAGGAAAACTTCTCAGACAGAGTGGTGAGTTTAACACAGGTgaagtacatttttaagaactttatgcttgatttgtttttatgttttcttattttcttcctctAGATCTTCAGAAAGAGTTTTGAACAGGCTCGTCAATCTGAAATCACACTTCCTGCCCTACTGCTCAATGTAACTGAGGAGCCATGCTTATGGTTCAGTTTGtggagataaaatgtttttggacaATACCATCTGATCACACCAGTTTTGATGCTCTTTTATTCAGTCATGTTATATCTGTGTTTTAAACTGCCAAATAAAGCTGACTTTATCGCAGAAATTTCTTTCAGGGGTCAAACGGCAGCAAATTGCTGCTATGCAGTGAAATTAAATTCATATGTTGTAAACCTTGTTTgaggttttttccccctcttatTTTGATTGTTGCACTCACCTTTTGTGTAATATTTCCAGCATTAATGTATTTGATGAGCTACAAATGTCCTCAAATGATCAAAACATGATGAGCTGCAGAAAACTGCCTGTAAATCTAAATtatctcaaatgtttttaaatggcaTCCAAATCCATTAGGACTTGGAATAAATATTTGCTCAAGAGAAGCACTactatatatttttactcaagcaCAAGTAAAGAGTAACTTTTCAAGAAATGACTACCCTACTCAAGGTAGAGTAgggtaaaaagtatttggtgcAAGGGTGATTTACAAGTGAGCAACTGATAACATTCggtgtaatatttaaaaatgttagatAAAATTAGTTAAATTCTGGTATTTCAAGgactaaaaaaatacaaaagcagaagaaacacttattcaaatcactttttttttcaacataacACTTGTGAAACAAATACTTTAGGTAAAATATATCGTCCTTACTGTATATTTTTGATCTCAATTTGGCACAACGggctcattaaaaaaacaaaaagcttgtgTAACAAGCATTTAATTTCACCACTAGTAAAATTAAGAGTAACAATGCTTTCTAAAAtaatactgaaataataaaatatatatataNNNNNNNNNNNNNNNNNNNNNNNNNNNtatatatatgtgtgtgtgtgtgtaatatattattaaaagcCAAATTATGATAGTTTGACATAGTGCTTAAAATGATCTCTGTATGATTGTTACTACTGAGATCGCTGTTGATTTAGCTGACCCGGATGCAGAAGCGGTTTCTCCACCGGATATTACATTGAATCTGAGGTCAGGCGTTCTCTCTCACAGCCATCTTGGAAATAGCGTCCTGAGTCGGTGAGTTCTCCTCTAACAATCCGTCTACATCCCCttgtttttcactcatttcTGTCTTTGCGGTATGGTTGGTCTGTTTGATTAAAGTTTGACCATTAAGCCGTGACAAGTATTACTCTTTAAGAGGTCTCGGTTTAACGAGAATCTGCCTCAGTTAGCGCTGATTACCGGCTCAAAATGGGGGAGCATGATGTAAAACACACTGCTAGCAGTTTGTCAGGGCCGCAGTTACTTGTTTATCTCGagatattaattttaatatcaatgACAACCACCTGACTTGCTATAAACATGACTGACAGgaggaaaaatgtcaacatgcaGTTATTAGCAGCTATCTTCTTTAGGTTGAGGCTAACGGGCAATTAGCTGAAGCTAGTGCTTAATGCATTACAAACGGCTCGCAAAGCTAAAGTTTGGACTCTGTTACCTGTCCAGCCGATCTCCGCAGTTCTGGGGTTAGATTTTTATGTGTCGACAGAGGCAGTATTTGGTTTCAGATCGCTGAAAAACGACTTGAagcctgtgtttttattttccctacCAGCGACCATGCCTGGCGAAGCAACAGAAACGGTCCCAGTCACCGAGCAGGAGATGCAGCAGCCTCAAGCGGAGACTGGTTTGTACAGCCTGACTTCTCAGTTTTGCACGCTGTTGTTCTGCATTTGTGTAAAGTGGGGTGTTGGATTTTAAAGAGGTTATACATCTGTCAGCAAGTGGCTTCTGCTTGGATGTGATTTGAATCGAGAATTGTGTTTGGGTACGTTTTCGGTTTAGGGAATGGACTCTGCAGGATAAGGTGTTGATGTAAAAGCTGACAGCATTCATGTGATCTGAGATTGGTGACGGTATGTGTCCGTTTTAGGATTCGGAGTAAAGCGTAATCCAGGACCCCTCTTTCATTCACTCAAACTCACAATAGTGTGATTACAAGGACTGGCTAACTGGAATTTGGCACACAATGCATGTTGAGTGGTGTTTGTTTATGCACAGAATGACTAACATTGAGGTACATCGTTGTAACACTGCTTGTTGTTAAAACAATCTGGTGTGTGGATTTGATGTTTTAGCAGATTTAGGTTGCTTATGCATTTTGATTAGTTA
This region includes:
- the prim1 gene encoding DNA primase small subunit — translated: MLSSDYDPACLPDLLPLYYRRLFPFAQYYRWLNYGGVQKSYFQNREFSFTLKDDIYVRYQSFSSQSELEKEMQKMNPYKIDIGAVYSHRPNQHNTVKSGSFQALEKELVFDIDMTDYDDVRSCCSAADICSKCWTLMTIAIRILDRSLRQDFGFHHLLWVYSGRRGVHCWVCDEAARKLSAAARSAVAEYLSLIKGGEETVKKVVLTDPIHPFIRESLTVVKRYFPQYALQDQNILGRKESEEKVLALVPEDVKKELQEIFQEERNPERRWRHIEAQAKKKQTTAKKRQYFEKEIMLQYCYPRLDVNVSKGVNHLLKSPFSVHPKTGRISVPIDLKDVEKFDPFAVPTISLICEELDRPMADEDEAKLEDAKGKENEQDSTEKRKIRDYKRTSLAKYVKYFDQFLAGMTDSWKGKLLRQSDLQKEF